The following proteins are co-located in the Desulfovibrio intestinalis genome:
- a CDS encoding ABC transporter ATP-binding protein: MLTVSDSVNAPERPASERAEGRHAAPLLELRDVSRRFAVKRGLFSEQRSLTAVDAVSLRLFSGESLGLVGESGCGKSTLGRLACGLLAPSEGQVLLDGKSLPPAGANSWAAGQIQMVFQDPFSSLNPRLSVRASIAEPLAARNLPRSERHKLAEEMLATVGLEGMGGRYPHEFSGGQRQRIAVARALITRPKVVVCDEPVSALDASVQAQILNLLRDVQEHFGPAYLFISHDLAVVGFLCRHIVVMYLGQVVEEAPSEQLFAGAAHPYTQALMAAMPSGEGGGHLAAPLEGELPSPLDPPHGCRFHPRCPKAQDVCRREAPAWKELAPNWRVRCWMA, translated from the coding sequence ATGCTGACCGTGTCCGACAGCGTTAACGCGCCTGAGCGTCCTGCAAGTGAAAGAGCAGAGGGCCGCCATGCGGCCCCTTTGCTCGAACTGCGGGATGTGTCGCGGCGGTTTGCTGTCAAACGCGGGCTTTTTTCAGAGCAGCGCTCCCTCACAGCTGTAGACGCCGTAAGCCTTCGCCTTTTTTCTGGTGAAAGCCTTGGCCTTGTTGGTGAATCGGGCTGCGGCAAGTCAACCTTGGGGCGCTTGGCCTGCGGTCTGCTTGCTCCGTCTGAAGGGCAGGTGCTGCTTGATGGCAAAAGCCTGCCCCCTGCCGGGGCAAACAGCTGGGCCGCCGGGCAGATTCAGATGGTTTTTCAGGACCCTTTTTCTTCTCTCAACCCGCGCCTTTCTGTGCGGGCCTCCATTGCCGAACCCTTGGCCGCCCGCAACCTGCCGCGCTCTGAACGGCACAAATTGGCCGAAGAAATGCTTGCCACTGTTGGGCTTGAAGGTATGGGAGGGCGGTATCCCCACGAATTTTCCGGCGGCCAGCGTCAGCGTATTGCCGTGGCCCGCGCCCTTATTACCCGGCCAAAGGTTGTTGTTTGCGACGAACCCGTATCCGCGTTGGACGCTTCGGTTCAAGCGCAGATTCTCAATCTTCTGCGGGACGTGCAGGAGCATTTTGGCCCGGCCTATCTCTTCATTTCGCACGATCTTGCGGTGGTGGGTTTTTTGTGTAGACACATTGTGGTTATGTACCTTGGACAGGTGGTGGAGGAGGCTCCTTCAGAACAGCTTTTCGCCGGGGCTGCCCATCCCTATACGCAGGCGCTTATGGCTGCCATGCCCTCGGGCGAGGGGGGCGGGCATCTTGCTGCGCCGCTGGAAGGCGAATTGCCAAGCCCTCTGGACCCGCCGCACGGCTGCCGCTTCCATCCCCGGTGCCCCAAGGCTCAGGATGTCTGCCGCCGCGAGGCTCCGGCATGGAAAGAGCTTGCCCCGAACTGGCGTGTTCGCTGCTGGATGGCCTGA
- a CDS encoding DsbA family oxidoreductase, translated as MTTDTTLNKPGKIHVELWTDFICPWCGIGERKFLDALQAFPHSKEVDVAIRSFRLRPDSVPALVPEVLREKRALLPDEIAAAIDRLEKLGTEAGLSYRLAGSWSCDTMDGHRLVKLAQKTQQDTTLFRRLFRAAMCEEQAIHDPDVLRVLAREVGLDPASVDDVLNGDQYRDAVLADEEVMREHGGRGIPFFVLNGCLNYSGALSTDIFLSALNKAWNSNTASTDCEQQKDAATLCGPDGCALPGN; from the coding sequence ATGACAACCGACACAACTCTGAACAAACCGGGCAAGATTCATGTGGAGCTTTGGACAGACTTCATCTGCCCCTGGTGCGGCATTGGTGAGCGAAAATTTCTGGATGCGCTACAGGCCTTCCCGCACAGCAAAGAAGTAGATGTTGCAATCCGCTCTTTCAGGTTGCGGCCTGATTCTGTTCCCGCCCTTGTCCCGGAGGTTCTGCGCGAAAAACGCGCCCTGCTGCCGGACGAAATTGCAGCAGCTATCGACAGGCTGGAAAAACTGGGAACTGAAGCGGGTCTGTCATATCGGCTGGCGGGTTCGTGGTCGTGCGACACAATGGACGGGCATCGGCTGGTCAAACTGGCGCAAAAAACACAGCAGGACACAACGCTTTTTCGCAGGCTGTTTCGCGCGGCCATGTGCGAAGAACAAGCTATTCACGACCCCGACGTTCTGCGCGTGCTGGCGCGAGAAGTTGGACTCGACCCTGCAAGCGTTGACGATGTTCTCAATGGAGATCAGTACCGCGACGCCGTTCTGGCGGATGAAGAAGTCATGCGAGAACACGGCGGGCGCGGCATTCCCTTCTTTGTGCTGAATGGCTGCCTCAATTACTCTGGCGCGCTTTCAACGGATATTTTTCTCAGCGCTCTGAACAAGGCCTGGAACAGCAACACTGCCAGCACCGATTGTGAGCAACAAAAGGATGCTGCGACTCTTTGCGGGCCTGATGGTTGCGCTTTGCCTGGCAACTAG
- a CDS encoding DMT family transporter, whose protein sequence is MPRNLFMSQIYAFLTVLLWSSAYVFTKIALGSFSFASLALLRCGVASLCLGAVLAVRRKPFPGLTSLPWFAVSGATGFALYILVFNMGSASLNPTTSCVIISTSPIITALLAQLFFKESLGPLRWVALALAFCGILVMSLWDGSFSVSEGTVWMLAAAFCISAYNIMQRLLAKRFEPLTITAYSFFAGTLLLAPFTPGAVEQLGAASASHLWLVIFLGACPSALAYVLWAKALSLAPTTGNVSNYMFMTPFLALLLEYGVTNSLPGFATFAGGGIIMASLGVFIWASRRT, encoded by the coding sequence ATGCCACGCAATCTTTTTATGAGCCAGATATATGCATTCTTGACAGTACTTCTTTGGTCGTCAGCTTATGTTTTTACAAAAATTGCGCTGGGGAGCTTTTCCTTTGCTTCTTTGGCCTTGCTGCGTTGCGGGGTAGCTTCGCTGTGCCTTGGCGCCGTTCTTGCGGTCAGAAGAAAGCCTTTTCCCGGTCTGACATCCTTGCCCTGGTTTGCTGTGTCCGGGGCTACAGGTTTTGCCTTGTACATACTTGTTTTCAATATGGGGTCTGCCTCGCTGAATCCCACAACAAGCTGCGTAATCATTTCAACATCGCCCATTATCACGGCGCTGTTGGCGCAGCTTTTTTTCAAGGAAAGTCTTGGGCCACTGCGGTGGGTTGCGTTGGCTTTGGCGTTTTGCGGAATTCTTGTCATGTCCCTCTGGGACGGAAGCTTTTCCGTATCTGAAGGGACAGTCTGGATGCTGGCAGCCGCGTTTTGCATAAGCGCCTACAATATCATGCAGCGTTTGCTCGCCAAGCGTTTTGAACCATTGACCATTACTGCCTACAGTTTTTTTGCAGGAACTCTGCTTCTTGCCCCTTTTACGCCCGGGGCGGTTGAACAGCTTGGCGCCGCGTCAGCGTCGCATCTATGGCTGGTAATTTTTCTCGGGGCGTGCCCGAGCGCCCTTGCCTATGTGTTGTGGGCAAAAGCTCTTTCCCTCGCGCCAACTACGGGCAATGTGTCCAATTATATGTTTATGACGCCATTTCTGGCTCTTTTGCTGGAATATGGCGTCACAAACAGCCTGCCTGGATTCGCGACCTTTGCGGGAGGAGGTATTATTATGGCAAGCTTGGGTGTTTTTATATGGGCAAGCCGGAGGACGTAA
- a CDS encoding helix-turn-helix transcriptional regulator: MFQSIQLVVRSGIVRLIRRDSTNIYPAGSVYIVAPHEAHSPQYTDRFDIVSLCINKNHFSEMRRSCLASSCLKHARLLMERQLLHAQDVPEMLAAIDTIYETTAAMGNPDIAPPKILQEWDRWSAGHIPAEMDLPLSRFHFIHKFKKETGLTPHQYIAQSRIRKAKKLLTSGSSIADAAVAAGFCDQSHLTRWFNRSIGVTPHAYRQSCFMLDS, encoded by the coding sequence ATGTTTCAGTCTATACAATTAGTTGTCCGCAGCGGCATTGTGCGGCTCATCCGGCGCGATTCCACAAATATCTATCCCGCAGGCAGCGTCTACATTGTCGCCCCGCATGAAGCTCATAGCCCACAGTACACCGACAGGTTCGACATCGTTTCCCTTTGCATTAACAAAAACCACTTTAGCGAAATGCGCCGATCATGCCTTGCCTCCAGTTGTCTGAAACATGCCCGCCTGCTTATGGAGCGGCAGTTGCTGCACGCCCAGGATGTGCCGGAGATGCTTGCAGCCATTGATACTATTTATGAAACCACCGCAGCAATGGGCAATCCGGACATCGCGCCACCGAAGATTCTGCAAGAGTGGGACCGCTGGAGCGCCGGGCATATACCAGCAGAAATGGATCTGCCTTTAAGCCGATTTCACTTCATCCACAAATTCAAAAAGGAAACTGGCCTGACGCCCCACCAGTACATTGCTCAAAGCCGCATACGAAAGGCAAAAAAACTTCTTACTTCCGGCAGTTCCATTGCCGATGCCGCCGTTGCAGCAGGTTTTTGCGATCAAAGCCATCTCACCAGATGGTTCAACCGCAGCATTGGCGTCACCCCGCACGCCTACAGGCAATCCTGCTTCATGCTGGACAGCTGA
- the proC gene encoding pyrroline-5-carboxylate reductase, producing MTMRIGCVGCGNMGGAILAGLARNAEQNRDQADAYALCGYNRTASRMRPLEEAGVQVMPSPLAVAENADIIVLAVKPYQMQEVVKELRPALNKDKVLVSVAAGISLHNLAQWADAICPVVRCMPNTPALVGMGVFALCLEDPKLSHDCKQSLLQMFGKLGQCVELPEEKFTAFSALIGAGPAYVFAMMQGLVQSGVTLGFTHAQSRQMVTALFAGSARMAQEDASPLGQLRDNVCSPGGLTIAGVNVLDRAGLTGLLVDAVLAADARGAEMERKGG from the coding sequence ATGACAATGCGCATAGGCTGTGTGGGCTGTGGCAATATGGGCGGAGCCATTCTGGCTGGGCTGGCCCGCAATGCAGAACAGAACAGAGATCAGGCCGACGCTTACGCGCTGTGCGGCTACAACCGCACAGCCTCGCGCATGCGTCCCCTTGAAGAAGCAGGGGTGCAGGTTATGCCAAGCCCCCTTGCTGTTGCTGAAAATGCAGACATCATTGTACTTGCCGTCAAGCCGTACCAGATGCAAGAGGTGGTGAAGGAGCTGCGCCCTGCCCTCAATAAAGACAAGGTGCTTGTGTCCGTAGCTGCAGGCATAAGCCTTCACAACCTTGCCCAATGGGCTGATGCAATTTGCCCGGTTGTACGCTGCATGCCCAACACTCCGGCTCTGGTAGGCATGGGAGTTTTCGCCCTCTGCCTTGAAGATCCGAAGCTGTCCCACGACTGCAAGCAGAGTCTTTTACAGATGTTTGGCAAGCTTGGGCAATGCGTTGAGCTTCCTGAAGAGAAGTTCACGGCCTTTTCCGCCCTTATAGGCGCGGGCCCGGCCTATGTTTTTGCAATGATGCAGGGCCTTGTGCAGTCTGGAGTGACCCTGGGTTTCACCCATGCCCAGTCAAGGCAGATGGTCACGGCCCTGTTTGCCGGATCGGCGCGTATGGCGCAAGAAGACGCCTCGCCCCTCGGGCAGTTGCGTGACAACGTGTGCTCCCCCGGCGGGTTGACCATCGCCGGAGTCAATGTGCTGGACCGTGCCGGGCTCACTGGCCTTCTGGTTGACGCAGTGTTGGCCGCTGACGCGCGCGGGGCAGAAATGGAGCGCAAAGGCGGATAA
- the ndk gene encoding nucleoside-diphosphate kinase has product MMQSTFAIIKPDAVSSLFTGEILAAMEAAGLKIVALKRLHLSKDQAAGFYAVHRDRPFFDSLTDYMSSGPVVCVVLRGEDAVPRWRALMGATNPAQAEPGTLRAKYGQSLEANAVHGSDAQETAAFEIGYFFSGLEISE; this is encoded by the coding sequence ATGATGCAATCCACCTTTGCCATTATCAAACCCGATGCCGTTTCAAGCCTGTTTACCGGTGAAATACTGGCGGCTATGGAAGCGGCCGGGCTCAAGATTGTGGCCCTAAAAAGGTTGCATCTGTCCAAGGATCAGGCCGCGGGCTTTTACGCCGTTCATCGCGACCGCCCTTTCTTCGACAGCCTGACGGATTACATGTCCTCGGGCCCTGTGGTCTGCGTGGTTTTGCGCGGTGAAGACGCCGTACCCCGCTGGCGTGCCCTCATGGGCGCCACCAACCCCGCTCAGGCCGAACCCGGCACCCTGCGCGCCAAATACGGCCAAAGCCTTGAAGCCAACGCCGTACACGGTTCTGACGCTCAGGAAACCGCTGCCTTTGAAATTGGCTACTTCTTCAGTGGCCTGGAAATTTCGGAGTAA
- a CDS encoding divergent polysaccharide deacetylase family protein — protein MILALWVGRNEPLPFSAPHRAKAGESAQARPDGLANPANRATAAENEAAAQARLEALDRLVEAVLPQTLPTARWQRELTSSVFTEAPGDAGALGGRTEQAQPAGAAQGVIGHPAPAANDGAQETPMVRVYTVTGPCAPLRLGLGLLDKLVPPSAAVLAERKKIASENLPATEALAEAARRGQGAGFEHGTRFPLTDTALRSTELAGRAGLPNLMKLADLTDGKIRLAWTDAGHLDIFDNGHLTHRFIFPGREAQLADLARPLPNPALVLVIDDMGQSLNAAESLAALPYPVTLAIWPHAPHAQATADLAAQRRLDVMAHVPMEPLPRADGKRPQPGQGALWTGMQPGQLRAALKDNLSVLPSAIGLNNHMGSAFTSNADSCRLLCAWLEGMGFFVLDSLTTPDSHLGQQAHSLGMVSATRDVFLDTRRQTLAILEALDHAAAKARTKGYAVAIGHPYDETLHALRTWQDKAQVALVPLRRLVWHLAQKDAQERTAAALKTATQ, from the coding sequence TTGATTTTAGCCCTGTGGGTTGGCCGCAATGAGCCACTGCCCTTTTCCGCCCCGCACCGTGCCAAGGCTGGCGAGTCCGCGCAAGCGCGGCCTGATGGCCTGGCAAATCCGGCAAATCGGGCAACAGCGGCAGAAAACGAAGCCGCCGCGCAGGCCCGGCTGGAAGCTCTGGACCGCCTTGTTGAAGCGGTTTTACCGCAAACCCTGCCCACGGCCCGCTGGCAGCGTGAACTGACTTCTTCAGTTTTTACAGAAGCTCCCGGCGATGCGGGGGCTTTGGGCGGCAGGACAGAACAGGCGCAGCCTGCTGGAGCTGCGCAAGGGGTGATCGGCCACCCCGCTCCGGCTGCCAATGACGGTGCGCAAGAAACTCCGATGGTGCGCGTCTACACCGTCACTGGTCCCTGCGCGCCCTTGCGCCTTGGTCTGGGGCTGCTGGACAAGCTTGTTCCGCCAAGCGCCGCGGTTCTGGCGGAAAGAAAGAAGATCGCGAGCGAAAATCTCCCGGCAACAGAAGCGCTTGCCGAAGCCGCTCGGCGTGGGCAAGGCGCTGGATTTGAACACGGCACACGTTTTCCCCTGACCGACACGGCGCTTCGCTCAACGGAACTGGCGGGCCGGGCGGGCCTGCCAAACCTAATGAAACTGGCAGATCTGACCGACGGAAAAATCCGGCTTGCATGGACAGACGCGGGCCATCTGGATATTTTTGACAATGGCCACCTGACGCACCGGTTTATTTTTCCCGGGCGCGAGGCCCAGCTGGCAGACCTGGCAAGGCCTTTGCCCAACCCGGCCCTTGTGCTGGTTATTGATGATATGGGGCAAAGCCTGAACGCGGCTGAATCCTTGGCGGCGCTGCCTTATCCGGTTACTCTGGCCATATGGCCGCATGCGCCGCACGCGCAGGCCACGGCTGATCTGGCGGCGCAACGGCGGCTCGACGTCATGGCCCATGTGCCAATGGAACCGCTGCCCCGGGCAGACGGCAAACGCCCGCAGCCGGGACAAGGGGCCTTGTGGACAGGCATGCAGCCCGGCCAGCTTCGGGCCGCCCTGAAAGACAATCTTTCGGTACTGCCATCGGCCATTGGCCTGAACAACCATATGGGTTCGGCCTTTACAAGCAATGCGGATTCCTGCCGCCTTTTGTGCGCATGGCTTGAAGGTATGGGCTTTTTTGTGCTGGACAGCCTCACCACGCCAGACTCGCACCTGGGCCAGCAGGCCCATAGTCTGGGTATGGTGAGCGCCACACGCGACGTTTTTCTTGATACGCGCAGGCAGACCCTCGCGATTCTGGAAGCTCTGGACCATGCGGCGGCAAAGGCCCGCACCAAGGGTTACGCCGTTGCCATAGGCCATCCGTATGATGAAACGCTGCACGCACTGCGCACATGGCAGGACAAGGCACAGGTTGCCCTGGTGCCCCTGCGTCGGCTTGTCTGGCACCTTGCGCAGAAAGACGCGCAGGAAAGAACTGCCGCAGCGTTGAAAACTGCAACGCAGTAA
- a CDS encoding S41 family peptidase, producing the protein MRLLFRSYVLGFTLLFGAALICPGVAHSADAKEQPKEATSKFDALKRFSQVLDLVERYYVRDVSQGDLINGAVKGMLQGLDPHSTFMNTDEYKEMQETTSGEFFGVGIEISQENGQITVVTPIEDTPAFRAGLQPGDIILSINGQPAQELSLQEVVSRIRGPKGSEVELVILHHDSKNPQTVHITRDAIPLISVKSKKLEDGYYWIRLTRFSERTTDELKEALKAAEKESKANGGIKGIVLDLRNNPGGLLDQAVSVSDAFLDKGTIVSIKGRRENTERVYSAKKQGDDVRVPMVVLINAGSASASEIVAGALRDQKRALIVGERSFGKGSVQNIIPLADGSGLKLTVALYYTPNGSSIQAEGIVPDLEIPFEAPRTDDKDNPRMMLREQDLNRHLETKQDKKAAKGKNAANDAQEQLARDNQLRMGLQMVKNLPKMREIKAD; encoded by the coding sequence ATGCGTCTTCTTTTTCGTTCATATGTATTAGGATTCACGCTGCTTTTCGGTGCCGCCCTGATTTGCCCCGGCGTTGCGCACAGCGCCGATGCCAAGGAACAACCCAAAGAAGCTACCAGTAAATTCGACGCCCTCAAGCGCTTCAGCCAGGTTCTTGATCTGGTGGAGCGTTACTATGTTCGCGATGTGTCCCAGGGCGATCTTATCAATGGCGCTGTCAAGGGCATGCTTCAAGGGCTTGACCCGCACTCTACCTTCATGAACACCGATGAATACAAAGAAATGCAGGAGACAACCTCCGGCGAATTCTTTGGTGTTGGCATAGAGATTTCGCAGGAAAACGGCCAGATTACCGTGGTAACGCCCATTGAAGACACCCCTGCCTTCCGTGCAGGCCTGCAACCTGGCGACATTATCCTGTCCATCAACGGCCAGCCAGCCCAGGAGCTTTCGCTTCAGGAAGTGGTTTCACGCATTCGCGGCCCCAAGGGATCGGAAGTTGAACTCGTCATCCTGCACCACGATTCCAAAAATCCGCAAACCGTGCACATCACGCGTGATGCCATTCCCCTTATCAGCGTCAAGTCAAAAAAACTTGAAGACGGGTACTACTGGATACGGCTCACACGCTTTTCCGAACGTACCACCGATGAGCTGAAAGAAGCCCTCAAGGCTGCGGAAAAAGAAAGCAAGGCCAATGGCGGCATCAAGGGCATTGTGCTTGACCTGCGCAACAACCCCGGCGGGCTGCTGGATCAGGCTGTCAGCGTGTCTGACGCCTTTCTTGACAAGGGAACCATCGTTTCCATCAAGGGCCGCCGCGAAAATACCGAGCGTGTGTACTCTGCCAAAAAGCAGGGCGATGATGTGCGAGTTCCTATGGTTGTGCTCATCAACGCTGGCTCGGCCTCGGCCTCCGAAATTGTGGCTGGCGCCCTGCGCGACCAGAAGCGCGCCCTTATCGTGGGCGAGCGCTCCTTCGGCAAGGGCTCAGTACAGAATATCATTCCCCTGGCTGACGGCTCCGGCCTCAAGCTTACGGTGGCCCTCTACTACACGCCCAACGGCAGTTCCATTCAAGCCGAGGGTATTGTGCCTGACCTTGAAATACCCTTTGAGGCTCCCCGTACCGATGACAAGGATAATCCGCGCATGATGCTGCGTGAACAGGACCTGAACCGCCATCTTGAAACCAAGCAGGACAAGAAAGCGGCCAAGGGCAAGAACGCAGCCAACGACGCGCAGGAACAGCTTGCACGCGACAACCAGTTGCGTATGGGTCTGCAGATGGTGAAGAATCTTCCCAAGATGCGTGAAATCAAGGCAGACTGA
- a CDS encoding rubrerythrin family protein has protein sequence MSKTQENLMTAFAGESQANRKYLAFAQVADKEGMTQVAKLFRAAAAAETIHAHAHLRNAGKIGDTAANLKSAIEGETYEFTKMYPEMIKEAQDEGKTAIAKYFDFVNSVEEVHANLYKKALENPAGLPQTDYYICKVCGYTHEGPCDTCPVCGAGTAAFFNSSECCS, from the coding sequence ATGAGCAAAACTCAGGAAAATCTTATGACGGCCTTTGCTGGCGAATCCCAGGCTAACCGCAAATATCTTGCCTTTGCCCAGGTCGCCGACAAGGAAGGCATGACCCAGGTTGCCAAGCTGTTCCGTGCCGCTGCCGCTGCCGAAACCATCCACGCACACGCCCATCTGCGCAATGCCGGCAAAATCGGTGATACCGCCGCCAACCTCAAGTCGGCCATTGAAGGTGAAACCTACGAATTCACCAAGATGTATCCCGAAATGATCAAGGAAGCGCAGGACGAAGGCAAGACCGCCATCGCCAAGTATTTCGACTTCGTGAACTCGGTGGAAGAAGTGCATGCCAACCTGTACAAAAAGGCTCTGGAAAATCCCGCCGGCCTGCCCCAGACCGACTACTACATCTGTAAGGTCTGCGGCTACACGCACGAAGGCCCCTGTGACACCTGCCCCGTGTGCGGCGCTGGCACAGCTGCTTTTTTCAATTCCAGCGAATGCTGCAGCTAA
- a CDS encoding cupin domain-containing protein yields the protein MDVQHIIDNLGLAPHPEGGYYRRTYQCERMLTPRDMPCGFDQPRPVSTAILFLLRAGQYSRLHRIRQDELWHFHLGGPLRLVWIDRGGRARETLMGPDILNGHVLQCAVPGGYWFGATPAPGSDFSLVGCTVAPGFDFSDLHLARRRELEKRFPLALDCIREFCPPDTPVDSLASDMCGCSQDGGNNHAQGLAPSRKDGLA from the coding sequence ATGGACGTACAGCACATTATTGACAATCTCGGTCTCGCCCCGCACCCGGAGGGCGGCTATTATCGCCGAACCTACCAGTGCGAGCGGATGCTGACGCCACGAGATATGCCCTGCGGTTTTGACCAGCCCCGCCCCGTATCCACGGCCATTCTTTTTCTTTTGCGGGCAGGCCAGTACTCGCGCCTGCACCGTATTCGCCAGGATGAGCTTTGGCATTTTCATCTGGGCGGTCCGCTGCGGCTGGTATGGATAGACCGGGGAGGCCGCGCCCGCGAAACCCTCATGGGGCCGGATATTCTTAATGGGCATGTGCTGCAATGCGCCGTGCCTGGGGGCTACTGGTTTGGGGCTACGCCAGCGCCCGGTTCAGATTTTTCGCTGGTGGGCTGCACCGTGGCCCCCGGCTTTGATTTCAGCGATCTGCATCTTGCACGGCGTCGCGAACTGGAAAAACGCTTTCCGCTGGCGCTTGACTGTATTCGCGAATTTTGCCCGCCCGATACGCCTGTGGACTCGCTGGCCTCGGATATGTGCGGGTGTTCGCAGGACGGCGGCAATAACCACGCTCAGGGGTTGGCTCCATCCCGTAAGGACGGGCTGGCATGA
- a CDS encoding YigZ family protein, which yields MSRYAVPAASTGQPHCTEIIIRRSRFLTLCAHTPGPAAARAFVEEIRRRHADATHNCWAYAAGAPGHTAQIGSSDDGEPHGTAGRPMLQVVLHSNVGELCVVVSRWFGGVKLGTGGLVRAYQDSVRENLASLSLVERVPQIRLALTVEYAHVDALRRLLPTFEARPAGEEYAAQAHLTLLLPEEHLSQFELALAGLSNGSALCRQIEDEEA from the coding sequence ATGAGCCGTTACGCTGTACCTGCCGCCAGTACCGGGCAGCCGCACTGCACGGAAATCATCATCCGGCGCAGCCGGTTTCTTACACTGTGCGCCCACACGCCGGGCCCGGCAGCGGCCCGCGCGTTTGTAGAAGAAATTCGCAGGCGTCACGCGGACGCCACCCACAACTGCTGGGCCTATGCAGCGGGAGCGCCAGGGCATACCGCCCAGATCGGTTCTTCTGACGACGGCGAACCCCACGGAACCGCCGGGCGGCCCATGCTGCAAGTGGTGCTGCACAGCAATGTGGGTGAGCTGTGCGTTGTGGTAAGCCGCTGGTTTGGCGGCGTCAAACTTGGCACTGGCGGCCTTGTGCGCGCTTATCAGGACAGCGTGCGCGAAAATCTGGCTTCTCTTTCTCTGGTGGAGCGCGTGCCGCAGATCCGGCTGGCGCTTACGGTGGAATACGCCCATGTGGACGCCCTGCGCCGTCTTTTGCCTACCTTTGAAGCGCGGCCTGCGGGCGAAGAGTACGCGGCGCAGGCCCACCTTACGCTCCTGCTGCCAGAAGAGCATTTGTCACAGTTTGAGCTTGCTTTGGCTGGCTTGAGCAACGGTTCGGCCCTTTGCCGCCAGATTGAGGACGAAGAGGCCTGA
- a CDS encoding efflux RND transporter periplasmic adaptor subunit, giving the protein MTPFDNRLRMPFFSGTAFALLFRGIASKRLVLLALTLALLPALNGCLGNDQKASGPPPAPVRTATVDRADVPRLLHVVGNVRASASVGVRPRVAGEIQQVHFTEGQDVQEGQPLITIDPRPFAAILREKRGMLAKSQAQLNKALDDMARYGKLVGDGYVSREAYEQTATQAAALRATVQSDKAAEESAALDLAYCTVVAPISGRVGALSVDKGNMVKSSDATPIVTIDTLSPIYVGFSVPEAHLPIILDRMAVESVTVTATPTGAQPEQGVLTLVDNTVDTRTGTIRLRATFENADRHLWPGQFVQVELPLGMGEQVLTVPSRAVQSGRDESYVYVVDKDNHAAYRAVKPLFEHKGVSVVEGSLAEGEQVVIEGQVRLAPGLPVKVVE; this is encoded by the coding sequence ATGACGCCCTTTGACAACCGCCTGCGGATGCCATTTTTTTCAGGTACCGCCTTTGCGCTCCTTTTCCGGGGCATCGCTTCCAAGCGCCTTGTGCTGCTGGCTCTGACCCTCGCGCTGCTTCCAGCCCTCAACGGCTGCTTAGGCAACGACCAAAAAGCCTCTGGCCCGCCCCCGGCCCCCGTGCGTACGGCCACAGTTGACCGTGCCGACGTGCCGCGCCTGCTGCATGTGGTGGGCAACGTGCGGGCTTCGGCTTCTGTGGGCGTCAGGCCTCGCGTGGCGGGTGAAATACAGCAGGTCCATTTTACTGAAGGGCAGGACGTGCAGGAAGGCCAGCCGCTTATTACCATCGACCCCCGCCCCTTTGCAGCCATATTGCGTGAAAAGCGCGGCATGCTGGCCAAATCTCAGGCCCAGCTCAACAAGGCTCTGGACGACATGGCCCGCTACGGCAAACTGGTGGGCGACGGCTATGTGAGCCGTGAAGCCTACGAGCAAACCGCCACCCAGGCCGCCGCACTTCGGGCGACAGTGCAGTCAGACAAAGCCGCCGAGGAAAGCGCGGCCCTTGACCTTGCCTACTGTACGGTGGTGGCCCCCATCAGCGGGCGCGTGGGCGCGCTTAGCGTAGACAAGGGCAATATGGTCAAATCTTCCGACGCCACGCCCATTGTAACCATCGACACTCTTTCGCCCATTTATGTGGGCTTTTCTGTGCCAGAAGCCCACCTGCCCATCATACTGGACCGCATGGCCGTTGAAAGCGTTACCGTTACCGCCACGCCCACAGGCGCGCAGCCAGAACAGGGGGTTCTGACCCTGGTGGACAATACGGTAGATACGCGCACGGGCACCATCCGCCTTCGGGCCACCTTTGAGAATGCCGACCGCCACCTGTGGCCCGGCCAGTTTGTGCAGGTGGAATTGCCGCTGGGTATGGGCGAACAGGTGCTTACCGTGCCCTCGCGCGCGGTGCAGTCTGGCCGCGACGAATCCTATGTATATGTGGTGGACAAGGACAATCACGCTGCGTACCGCGCGGTAAAGCCCCTGTTTGAGCACAAGGGAGTCAGCGTTGTAGAGGGATCATTGGCAGAAGGCGAACAGGTGGTCATTGAAGGACAGGTACGCCTTGCGCCCGGTCTGCCCGTGAAGGTGGTGGAGTAA